In Streptacidiphilus sp. P02-A3a, the DNA window ACTGCCGGATGGTCCACGCCCGGCCCCGGTAGCCGGTGGCGTGCAGGCCCCGGGTGAACGGGTACTCGCCGGGCCAACCGATCCGGTCGAAGCCCTCCGGGGCGGCGTCGTCGGCGGGCCCGTAGACCGGCTCGACCTGGTCGCCGCTGAGGGTGGTGAAGTCGGCCTCGCGCCGGGTCGCGCCGTCGTACCGGCGCTGCCAGCGCTCCCGAGCCGCCTGCATGCTGTCTGCGTCCACGGTGCCGCCCCGCTCCACGAGAAGAAAACTACTTGGACTTCCTAGTAATTTACTCGGACGTCCAAGTAGTTGTCGATGCGGGCGGCGGGGTCGCCCGTAAAGCGGGGGTCAGACCTTGGCGAGCTCCAGCTGCTCCTCCGCCGCGACCTGCTCGTCGATCTGCCGCATCACCTTGCGCTCGGCGATGAAGGAGCAGGTGGGGATGGTCCCGGCGAGGATGACGAAGGCCATCTTCTTGATCGGCCAGCCCATCTTGTTGCCGACCGAGAAGGCCAGCACCACGTAGATCATGTAGGCCCAGCCGTGGATGGTGCCGACGATGGCCACCGCGATCTCGGCGGTGCCGAAGCCGTACCAGGCGATGCAGGAGGCGCAGAGCAGGATCAGGCCCACGCCGGTGATGTACGCGAAGACGCGGTAAGCGGTGAGCAGAGGGGAGGACTTCTTCACGACGGGCCTCGCAGTGCGGTGGGCGGCACGGTACGTCCGGGCTCGGGTACCGACGGAAAAAGAGCGTAGCCGCCCAAAATTCGATCACTGGCACCGCCCCGCGGCAGCCTTACCCGCCCGCATGACGCAGATCACCCTCCCGAGTGGCGCCCGGTCCGGAGCGGCCGTAACCCGGACGGGTTCACCGGCAGGATCCGAAAGGCAGGCCCCTAGGCGTCGGCGGGCGGGGTGAAGTCGCCGGCGGCTATCCGCAGCGGGCGGAGCACCTCGAACAGCTCCCGGCAGGCGGCCTCGTCGTAGCCGCTCAGGCCGAAGTCCATGGCCATGAGCTCCCGGGTGGCCGCCTCGACCACCACCCGGCCGCGCTCGGTGATCGCCGCCAGCACCCCCCGGCCGTCCAGCGGGTTGGGGCGGCGGACCACCAGGCCGGACTTCTCCAGCCGGTCCACGGTGTTGGTGACGCTGGTCGGGTGCACCATCAGCCGCTCGCCGATCTTCGACAGCGGCAGTTCCCCGGCCTGGCTGAAGGTCAGCAGCACCAGCGCCTCGTACCGGGCGAAGGTCAGCCCGTACGGCTTGACCACGGCGTCCACCTGCGCCAGCAGGATCTGCTGGGCCCGCATGATCGAGGTGATGGCCACCATCGAGGGGACCCCGCCCCAGCGCCGGGCCCAGAGCTCGTCGGCGCGGGCGATGGGGTCGAAGGACAGGCTCAGCGGCTTTGGCACGCCCACACCGTACCGGCCGGAGCGCGACCGCGCGGTACCGGCCGAATGGTGGATGGATGGCGCGTGGACCGGCGGTGTCCGGTACGGGTCAGGCCGTGGCCGGGACCGGGCCGTAGCCCTCGCGCTCCTCCTTGGCCATCAGCCGCTCCGCGTAGAAGCCGCCCAGCGGGATGACCGAGAGCAGCAGGATCCAGGCCGCGCGCCACAGGCTCCAGCGCTGCCGCCGCCAGGCCTCCAGACCGAAGAGCATGTAGCAGGTCCACAGGATGCCGTGGACCATGCCGAGCACCGGCACCGCGTTGAAGCTGGTGGTGCTCTTGAGCACGACGCAGACCAGCAGCAGGACGAAGGACAGCCCCTCGGGCATGGACACCAGCCGCAGGCGGTGGACGGCGTTGTTCTTCACGGGGGTCTCCTCGGGCACGGCGGCGAACGTCCTCCAGTATCACCGACCCCCGCCGCCGCATCGGCGACGGGGCGGCGGAGGCCCGGCGGCTATTCTCAGCTTTCACAACCGATTCCCAACGACGGGGGGCCACCGCGATGAAACGGGACTGGGACCGGCGAACCTGCGCGCGCCGCGGGCACGTCACCTACGCGCCGACCGAACCCTGGCTGAACGAGCGGCTGCGGACCCGGACCGCGCTCGGCGAGGCCTGGCGCTGCCTGCGCTGCGGCGACTTCACCCTGGGCGAGCCGCACGGCACCGGGAAGGCCGAGGACGCGCCGCTGGTGCCCCGCGGCAAGGCGCTGCGGGACCGTTTCATCCTGCGGCTGCTGGCCGTGGAGCGGCTGGTGCGCGGCGCGCTGATAGTCCTGATCGCGTACGCGGTCTGGCGGTTCAGCAACAGCCAGACCGCCGTGCAGCAGCTGTTCAACAAGGATCTGACGCTGCTGCGGCCGATAGCCGTGCACTTCCACTACGACCTGGACCACTCGCCGATCGTCGGGACGATCCAGAAGACGTTCAGCTACCACCGGTCCACGCTGGTGGCCACCGCCGCGGCGCTGCTCGCCTACGCGCTGATCGAGATCGTCGAGGCCTTCGGCCTGTGGGCGGCCAAGCGCTGGGCGGAGTACCTGACGGTGGTCGCCACGGCGGCGTTCCTGCCGCTGGAGGTTTACGAGCTCACCGAGAAGGTGAGTTACCTGAAGGTGGGGACGCTGCTGCTGAACCTGTTGGCGGTGCTCTACATCCTGCTCGCCAAGCGGCTGTTCGGACTGCGCGGGGGCGCGGCGGCGTTCGAGGCGGAGCGGCACGGCGCCTCCCTGCTGGAGGTGGAGACCTCGGCGGGCGCGCTCACCACGGACGGCGCGGAACTCCCGGCGGCACGCGGCGAGTCGGTCGGTCGCGGCGGGTCCTGAGCGGGCGTCCACTCGGTGGGGCCACTCGATCGGGTGGCCCCGGGAACGGCGGGCCCCAGCGACGACCGTCCGCCATCCGGAATGTTGTCCAATATTCAACTTCTACGGGTACAATGGGCGCATGGACACTACAACTGCCGCCCTCCCCGCCGAGGTCGCCTCCGGCGAGGACCCGACCGGCGCGGACTCTCCCTGGCTGACCGCCGAGGAACAGCGGCTCTGGCGTGCCCATCTGGAGGTCAGTCGGCTGCTCATGTACCAGCTGGAGCGCGAGCTCCAGGTGTACGGCCTGGCCACCAACGACTACACGATCCTGGTCGAGCTCTCCGAGGCGCCGCTGCGCCGGATGCGGATGACCGACCTGGCCACGGCCACGCTCCAGTCCAAGAGCAGGCTGTCGCACCAGATCACCCGGATGGAGACGGCCGGACTGGTCGTCCGCGAGGGCTGCCCGGGCGACCGGCGCGGGCTCTACGCGGTGCTGACCGAACAGGGCTGGGAGATGATGCGCAGGCTCGCGCCCACCCATGTCCGCAGCGTCCGCGAGCACTTCATCGACCGGCTGGACCCGGACCAGATCGCCGCCATGTACGAGGCGCTGGCCCCGATCGCCACGCACCTGCGGGAGCTGCGCGGCCGGGCCTGAGGCGCCCCCGCGGTCAGCCCCCGGCGGCGGTGGTGACCCCGGCCACCAGCTCGTCCGCCGCCGCGTACGGGTCGAGCCGACCGGCCGCGACCCTGCCCGCCAGGGCGTCCAGCCGCCGGTCGCCGCGCAGGTCGCCGAAGCGCTGCCGGAGCGCGGTGACCGCGATCGTCTCCACCTCCTGCGCCGCCCGGCGCCGCCGCCGCAGCGCCAGCTCACCGTGCTCGTCCATCCACAGCCGGTGCTTCTCCAGCGCCTCGACCAGTTCGTCGACGCCCTCGCCGCGCGCGGCCACGGTCTTCACGATCGGCGGACGCCAGTCCCCCGCCGACCGGGCCTCGCCGAGGCCGAGCATGTGGTTGAGCTCACGGGCGGTGGCGTCCGCGCCGTCCCGGTCGGCCTTGTTGACCACGTAGACGTCGCCGATCTCCAGGATGCCCGCCTTGGCGGCCTGGATGCCGTCGCCCATGCCCGGCGCCAGCAGCACCACCGTCGTGTCGGCCTGCGCCGCGATCTCCACCTCGGACTGGCCCACGCCGACGGTCTCCACCAGCACCACCTCGCACCCGGCCGCGTCCAGCACCCGGATCGCCTGCGGGGCGGACCAGGCCAGACCGCCCAGGTGGCCGCGGGTGGCCATGGACCGGATGAAGACCTCCGGGTCGGTCGCGTGCTCCTGCATCCGGACCCGGTCGCCGAGCAGCGCGCCGCCGGAGAACGGCGAGGAGGGGTCCACCGCGAGCACCCCGACCCGTCGGCCGAGCTTGCGGTAGGCGCTGACCAGGGCCGAGGTGGAGGTGGACTTGCCGACACCGGGCGAACCGGTCAGGCCGACCACGTAGGCGTTGCCGGTCAGCGGGGCGAGCGCGGCCATCACCTCCCGCAGCTGCGGGGAGGCGCCCTCGACCAGTGAGATCAGCCGCGCCACCGCGCGCGGGCGACCGGCCCGGGCCTGCTCGACCAGCGTGGCGACGTCTGACATCAGCGGGACTCTCCCGGAGCGGTAGTGGGGAAGCGGTAGTGGGGAAACGGAACACGGCCGACGCCGGTGGCGCGGGGCTCGACCCCGCGCCACCGGCCCGGCCGGAGCACGAACGGCTACGGCACCCGGACGATCAGGGCGTCGCCCTGCCCGCCGCCGCCGCACAGCGCCGCCGCACCGGTGCCGCCGCCGCGGCGCTTGAGCTCCAGCGCCAGGGTCAGCACCAGCCGCGCGCCGGACATGCCGATCGGGTGGCCGAGCGCGATCGCGCCGCCGTTGACGTTGACCTTCTCCAGCGGGATGCCCAGGTCCTTGACCGACTGCGCGGCGACGGCCGCGAAGGCCTCGTTGATCTCGACCAGGTCGAGGTCGTCGACGCCGATCCCCTCCTTGTCCAGCGCGTGCTTGATCGCGTTGGACGGCTGCGAGTGGAGCGTGTTGTCCGGACCGGCGACGTTGCCGTGCGCGCCGATCTCGGCGATCCACTCCAGGCCCAGCTCCTCGGCCTTGGCCCTGCTCATCACCACCACCGCGGCGGCCCCGTCGGAGATCTGCGAGGAGGTCCCGGCGGTGATCGTGCCGTCCTTGTTGAACGCCGGGCGCAGCCGGGCCAGGATCTCGACCGTGGTGTCGCCGCGGATCCCCTCGTCCTCGCTGACCAGCACCGGGTCGCCCTTGCGCTGCGGGATCGACACCGGCGTGATCTCGGCCTCGAAGGCGCCGTTCTTCTGCGCGGCGGCGGCCAGCTGGTGCGAGCGGGCGGCGAGCGCGTCCTGCTCCTCGCGGCTGATGCCGAGCCGGGTGTTGTGGGTGTCGGTCGACTCCCCCATCGGGATGTGCTCGAAGGCGTCGGTCAGGCCGTCGTGGGCCATCGAGTCGAGCAGCTCCACCGCGCCGTACTTGTAGCCCTCACGGGACTTGGGCAGCAGGTGCGGCGCGTTGGTCATCGACTCCTGGCCGCCGGCCACGATCACGTCGAACTCGCCCGCCCGGATCAGCTGGTCGGCGAGCGCGATGGCGTCCAGGCCCGAGAGGCAGACCTTGTTGACGGTGAGCGCCGGGACGTTCATCGGGATCCCGGCCTTGACGGCGGCCTGGCGGGCGGGGATCTGACCCGCTCCGGCCTGCAGCACCTGACCCATGATCACGTACTGGACCTGCTCGCCGGTGATCCCGGCCCGCTCCATTGCGGCCTTGATGGCGACACCGCCGAGGTCCGAGCCGCTGAGGCCCTTGAGGGAGCCCAGCAGGCGCCCCATCGGGGTGCGGGCACCGGCGACGATCACGGAGGTGGTGGCGTTGTCTGCGCTTCTGCTCATGGTGGTCGAGCCCCTTTGCTGCGACGGTCCTGGGCGCTGCGCTGCCACGGTCACCGCGGTCCAGGGAGAGGGTTTTCGCTCAATGTACCCACGCGTAACGTGCTCGTCACGGGCCGAAGGGTGTGATCACGGGCACGGTGGGAACAGGTTCCCCCGGACCGTCGCGCTGCGGTGCACTGGTGTGCCACGCCCTGAAGGAGAGACTTCCATGCTCACACGTATCGACCATATCGGGATCGCCTGCTTCGATCTGGATCGCACCGTCGAGTTCTACCGTGCCACCTACGGGTTCGAGGTGTTCCACACCGAGGTGAACGAGGAGCAGGGCGTCCGCGAGGCGATGCTGAAGATCAACGACACCGGCGACGGCGGTGCCTCGTACCTCCAGCTGCTGGAGTCCGTGCGGGAGGACTCCGCGGTCGGCAAGTGGCTGGCGAAGAACGGCGAGGGCGTGCACCACATCGCCTTCGGCACCGCCGACGTCGACACCGACTCGGAGGAGATCCGCGACAAGGGCATCCGGGTGCTCTACGAGCAGCCCCGGATCGGCTCCATGGGGTCCAGGATCACCTTCCTGCACCCCAAGGACTGCGGCGGGGTGCTCACCGAGCTGGTGACCGCGGCCGACCCCGGAGCGCACGAGTAGCACCGCCGGACGGGTACTTCGGCCCCGGGCACGCCGCCCCGGTCGTCACCGAACGAACCCGCCGGTAACCTGAGGCAACAGCCGTACCCCCCTGCACATCGGCCCCATGACGTGAGAAAATGCCCCAGTGCCGCGGTCCCGTGGCCGTCGGCGCTGCCAGGTGGCGGCTGCTCGACGGGACAGGACGCGCTAGCGTGCCGTTGTCAGAGCGGGCGCGGCCAGGGGCACCTCGTCCACGGGCCGGGGGAAGGCGGGGGCGGCGTCGGGTTTCGCCGTGATCTGTCACCATTGACCGCAGAGCACGAGTTCATCATGGAGCTCACTCGAACGGCGGAACGGGTGTCACCCGTTCCGTACGTGAGTGGCGACCCGACCAGGAGACGGATGGGACCGCGGCGTGCGGGGCTACGACGGCTACGAGGTTGACGATCACCTCTCCAAGTTCGAGGCCGAGATGGATCGGCTGCGAACGGAGCGGGAGAAGGCCGTCACGCATGCCGAAGACCTCGCCTACCAGGTAGAGGTCCTGCGGGCGAAGCTGCACGAGGCGCGGCGTCAGCTCGCCCAGCCGCGCGCCTTCGACTCCGTCGCCGGGCAGGCCGAACAGATCCTCCGCAACGCCGAGATGCAGGCCGAGCAGCTCCGCGCGGACGCCGAGCGGATGCGTCTGGAAGCCCAGAACATCACCCAGCGGGTGATGCAGGAGGCCGCCGAGCGCAGCGCCCGGCTCCAGGCCGAGTGGCAGGCCGAGGCCGACAACCGGCGTCGCCACCTGGAGGCCGAGCTCGCCGAGCTGCGCCGCAACGCCGAACGCCACGTCAACGAGAACGTCTCCTGGGCCGAGCAGGCCCGGGTCGGCACCGAGGAGCAGGCCCGCCGGGTCCTGGACGAGTCCCGGGCCGAGGCCGAGCGGGTGCTCGCGGTCGCCAGGGCCGAGGCCATGGCCGTCTCCGAGCAGGCCACCTCGCAGGTCGCGGCGGACGTCGAGTCCACCCGGGCCGAGGCCGACCAGGTCCTCCAGCGGGCCCGGACCGAGGCCGAGCGGCTGCTGACGGCCGCCGCCGCGCAGGCCCAGGCCGCCGACGAGCGCGCCGAGCGGGTGAAGCGCACCGCCCACAGCGAGGCCGGGGAGCAGCTCCAGCAGGCCCGGAGCGAGATCGACGAGCTGCGCCGCACCGCCGAGGAGTCCCGGGCCGCGGCCGAGCGGGAACGCGCCGAGCTGGCCGCCGCCGCCGAGCGCTACCGCCGCGAGTCGGAGGAGCTGCGCGCCGCCGCCGAGCAGGCCGCCGAGGAGCTGCGGGCGGACTCCGAGGCCGCCGCCACCAAGCGGCTGTCCGACGCCGAGGCGGCGGGCGACCAGCGCGCGGCCACGGCCCGGGCCGAGGTGGCCCGGATGGTCGCCGCCGCCACCAAGGAGGCCGAGCAGCTGCGGGCCGAGGCCCAGCAGCTGCTGGAGGAGGCCGAGGCCCAGGTCGAGCAGCTGCGCGCGGAGGCCGTCGAGGCGGGCCGGACCGAGGGCGCGGCCAACGCCACGGTGCACCTGGCGAAGGCCGCCCGCACCGCCGAGGACGTCATCGGCCGGGCCACCGAGGAGGCCGGGCAGCTGCGCGCCGCCGCCGCCGAGGAGGCGGAGCGGGTCCGCGCCGAGGCCAGGGCCGAGGTCGAGCGGCTGCGGGCGGAGAGCCGGGCGGCGGCCGAGCGGGCCCAGGGCAGCGCCCTGGACGAGATCCAGGCGCACCAGGACGAGGCCGCGCGGCTGCGGGCCGAGGCCGAGGAGCACCGCGCCGAGGCCGCCACCGAGGCCGAGCGGATCCGCGCGGACGCGCGCCGCCAGGCCATAACGCAGATCGAGGAGGCCGCCCGGACCGCCGAGGAACTGCTGATCCGGGCCAAGGCCGACGCGGACGAGCTGCGCGGCGGTGCCGCCGTGGAGCTGGCGAAGCTGCGTGAGCGGACCAACGAGCAGGCCGCCGAGGTGCAGAACCGGGCCGAGGCGGTCCTGGCCCGGGCCCGGGCCGAGGCCGAGCGGCTGCGCGGCGAGGCGGAGACCGAACTGGCCGAGGCCAGGCAGCGGCAGGCCGAGGCGGAGACCGAGCACCGCGAGCGGATCGCCGAGAACGAGCGGGCCACCGCCGAGGCGGCCGAGCAGGCGGCGGCGGAGCTGTTGGCGCTGGCCGAGAACGAGACCGCGGAGCTGCGGGCGCGGGCCGCCCAGGAACGCGACGAGGTGCTGCGGGCGGCCGAGCAGCTGGCGGCGACCCGGGTCGAGGAGGCGTCGGCGGCCGCCGCGCAGCTCCAGGAGCAGGCCCGCGAGCAGCACGCCCGGGCGGTCGCCGAGGCCGAGCGGCTGGAGGAGGAGTCCCGGCAGGCGTACGCCGGGGCCGCCGAGGAGCTGGAGCGGCACCGGGCCCAGGCGGAGCGCGACGAGGCCGCCGCCGCCGAGGCCAGGAGCACGGCCGAGGCCCACGCGGCGGAGCTGCGGGAGCAGGTCGCGGCCGAGGTCTCCGCCCTGCGCGCGGACACCACCGACGAGTTGGAGCGGCTGCGGGCCGAGACCCAGGCGCAGGCCGCCGAGCGGATCGCCGAACTCGACCGACGGCAGCGCCAGGCCGAACAGGAGCACGCCGAACTCCTCGCCGCCGCCCAGGACGAAGCCACCCGG includes these proteins:
- a CDS encoding DUF3817 domain-containing protein; this encodes MKKSSPLLTAYRVFAYITGVGLILLCASCIAWYGFGTAEIAVAIVGTIHGWAYMIYVVLAFSVGNKMGWPIKKMAFVILAGTIPTCSFIAERKVMRQIDEQVAAEEQLELAKV
- a CDS encoding MarR family winged helix-turn-helix transcriptional regulator, with translation MPKPLSLSFDPIARADELWARRWGGVPSMVAITSIMRAQQILLAQVDAVVKPYGLTFARYEALVLLTFSQAGELPLSKIGERLMVHPTSVTNTVDRLEKSGLVVRRPNPLDGRGVLAAITERGRVVVEAATRELMAMDFGLSGYDEAACRELFEVLRPLRIAAGDFTPPADA
- a CDS encoding DUF3817 domain-containing protein; its protein translation is MPEGLSFVLLLVCVVLKSTTSFNAVPVLGMVHGILWTCYMLFGLEAWRRQRWSLWRAAWILLLSVIPLGGFYAERLMAKEEREGYGPVPATA
- a CDS encoding DUF2127 domain-containing protein — protein: MKRDWDRRTCARRGHVTYAPTEPWLNERLRTRTALGEAWRCLRCGDFTLGEPHGTGKAEDAPLVPRGKALRDRFILRLLAVERLVRGALIVLIAYAVWRFSNSQTAVQQLFNKDLTLLRPIAVHFHYDLDHSPIVGTIQKTFSYHRSTLVATAAALLAYALIEIVEAFGLWAAKRWAEYLTVVATAAFLPLEVYELTEKVSYLKVGTLLLNLLAVLYILLAKRLFGLRGGAAAFEAERHGASLLEVETSAGALTTDGAELPAARGESVGRGGS
- a CDS encoding MarR family winged helix-turn-helix transcriptional regulator, with product MDTTTAALPAEVASGEDPTGADSPWLTAEEQRLWRAHLEVSRLLMYQLERELQVYGLATNDYTILVELSEAPLRRMRMTDLATATLQSKSRLSHQITRMETAGLVVREGCPGDRRGLYAVLTEQGWEMMRRLAPTHVRSVREHFIDRLDPDQIAAMYEALAPIATHLRELRGRA
- the meaB gene encoding methylmalonyl Co-A mutase-associated GTPase MeaB; this encodes MSDVATLVEQARAGRPRAVARLISLVEGASPQLREVMAALAPLTGNAYVVGLTGSPGVGKSTSTSALVSAYRKLGRRVGVLAVDPSSPFSGGALLGDRVRMQEHATDPEVFIRSMATRGHLGGLAWSAPQAIRVLDAAGCEVVLVETVGVGQSEVEIAAQADTTVVLLAPGMGDGIQAAKAGILEIGDVYVVNKADRDGADATARELNHMLGLGEARSAGDWRPPIVKTVAARGEGVDELVEALEKHRLWMDEHGELALRRRRRAAQEVETIAVTALRQRFGDLRGDRRLDALAGRVAAGRLDPYAAADELVAGVTTAAGG
- a CDS encoding acetyl-CoA C-acetyltransferase produces the protein MSRSADNATTSVIVAGARTPMGRLLGSLKGLSGSDLGGVAIKAAMERAGITGEQVQYVIMGQVLQAGAGQIPARQAAVKAGIPMNVPALTVNKVCLSGLDAIALADQLIRAGEFDVIVAGGQESMTNAPHLLPKSREGYKYGAVELLDSMAHDGLTDAFEHIPMGESTDTHNTRLGISREEQDALAARSHQLAAAAQKNGAFEAEITPVSIPQRKGDPVLVSEDEGIRGDTTVEILARLRPAFNKDGTITAGTSSQISDGAAAVVVMSRAKAEELGLEWIAEIGAHGNVAGPDNTLHSQPSNAIKHALDKEGIGVDDLDLVEINEAFAAVAAQSVKDLGIPLEKVNVNGGAIALGHPIGMSGARLVLTLALELKRRGGGTGAAALCGGGGQGDALIVRVP
- the mce gene encoding methylmalonyl-CoA epimerase; amino-acid sequence: MLTRIDHIGIACFDLDRTVEFYRATYGFEVFHTEVNEEQGVREAMLKINDTGDGGASYLQLLESVREDSAVGKWLAKNGEGVHHIAFGTADVDTDSEEIRDKGIRVLYEQPRIGSMGSRITFLHPKDCGGVLTELVTAADPGAHE